GATGAAGGAGGCTACGATGCCCGAGGGAGCCGATGCCACGACGGAACTGAGCCGGGAGCACGCGGAGATCGAGCGGCTGGTGCTGCGCATCGCCACGCTCGAACCCTGCCTGGAGCGCGCGTTGCTCGTGCGCGACGCCACGAGCCGTTTCCTCACCCACGCCAAGGCCGAGGAGCAGTTCCTGCTGCCCGCGTTCCGGCGCTACCTGCCCGGAGGCGAGCGCGAGGCGGTCGAGCAGGAGCGGCACGTGCACGACATCCGGGCCACCGTCGAAGGGATCGAACACGGCGATGACGACGAGTTCAACGCCCTGGTCAACGGATTCGTCCTCGA
This genomic window from Actinospica robiniae DSM 44927 contains:
- a CDS encoding hemerythrin domain-containing protein, with translation MPEGADATTELSREHAEIERLVLRIATLEPCLERALLVRDATSRFLTHAKAEEQFLLPAFRRYLPGGEREAVEQERHVHDIRATVEGIEHGDDDEFNALVNGFVLDAQRHIERQDTVLLPALLDAAGREEVNHIGRQVRHALLTEREGDR